A genome region from Sphingobium sp. WTD-1 includes the following:
- a CDS encoding M28 family metallopeptidase: protein MKRLALLAATAALVLPATLPAQTATPAAADAPTFSAAAVRAHVEFLADDLLKGRDTGSEGHEIAARYVASQFDGLGLKPAGDNGSWLQRIGFQKTERARTPGTLTVTGPAGSKSFTHAGDVLIGMNAAEPKLDVSAPLVFVGYGLENARLGLNDYAGLDVKGKIVVTLRGYPKGLPSEEGAHLSATKGKIAEAHGAIGMLSIGTLQSMKARPWNRMVQFADEPDFTWVSPEGVPFDAAPGIRVGASLDDAAAQAVFAGAPTSIAAIRKIADKAGGKPKGFALKSNVQIQVESVSERVTSPNVVAILPGSDPKLRQEYVVLSAHLDHIGISPAKPGDKPDTDRINNGALDNGAGIATMLEVARAMAQSPNKPRRSIVFLASTGEEKGLLGADYYARHPTVPGKQIVGNVDLDMPLLLYPFTDVIAFGADHSTLGPIVAKAVAPMGIKLAPDPMPQETIFVRSDHYMFVKQGVPAVFLATGYANGGEKAWGEFLSGAYHHPGDDMSQKIDWDAGARFAEANYRIARVMTDSDTPPQWYKADFFGDLFAPEAAKAPKQ from the coding sequence ATGAAACGCCTGGCCCTGCTGGCCGCCACCGCCGCCCTTGTGCTGCCCGCCACCCTGCCCGCGCAAACAGCAACGCCGGCCGCAGCCGATGCGCCGACCTTCTCGGCCGCAGCGGTGCGCGCCCATGTCGAATTCCTGGCCGACGACCTGCTGAAAGGGCGCGACACCGGCAGCGAGGGGCATGAAATCGCCGCCCGCTATGTCGCCAGCCAGTTCGATGGCCTGGGCCTCAAGCCCGCCGGCGACAATGGAAGCTGGCTGCAGCGCATCGGCTTCCAGAAGACCGAGCGCGCCAGGACGCCGGGCACGCTGACCGTCACCGGTCCGGCCGGCAGCAAAAGCTTCACCCATGCCGGCGACGTGCTGATCGGCATGAATGCGGCCGAGCCCAAGCTGGACGTGTCGGCGCCGCTGGTGTTCGTGGGCTATGGCCTGGAAAATGCGCGGCTCGGCCTCAACGACTATGCCGGGCTGGACGTGAAGGGGAAGATCGTCGTCACCCTGCGCGGCTATCCCAAGGGCCTGCCGAGCGAGGAAGGCGCGCATCTGTCCGCCACCAAGGGCAAGATCGCCGAGGCGCATGGCGCGATCGGCATGCTCTCGATCGGCACCCTCCAGTCGATGAAGGCCCGGCCCTGGAACCGCATGGTCCAGTTCGCCGATGAGCCCGACTTCACCTGGGTCTCGCCCGAGGGCGTGCCGTTCGACGCCGCCCCCGGCATCCGGGTCGGCGCCAGCCTGGACGACGCAGCAGCGCAGGCGGTGTTCGCCGGCGCACCGACCAGCATCGCAGCGATCCGCAAGATCGCCGACAAGGCGGGCGGCAAGCCCAAGGGCTTTGCGCTCAAGTCGAATGTCCAGATCCAGGTGGAAAGCGTCAGCGAGCGGGTGACCAGCCCCAATGTCGTCGCCATCCTGCCGGGCAGCGACCCCAAGCTTAGGCAAGAATATGTCGTCCTGTCGGCGCATCTCGACCATATCGGCATCAGCCCGGCAAAGCCGGGCGACAAGCCTGATACCGACCGCATCAACAATGGCGCGCTGGACAATGGCGCGGGCATCGCGACCATGCTGGAAGTGGCCCGCGCCATGGCCCAGTCGCCCAACAAGCCGCGCCGCTCGATCGTCTTCCTGGCCTCCACCGGCGAGGAGAAGGGCCTGCTGGGCGCGGACTATTATGCCCGCCACCCCACCGTTCCGGGCAAGCAGATCGTCGGCAATGTCGACCTCGACATGCCGCTGCTGCTCTATCCCTTCACCGACGTAATCGCGTTCGGCGCCGACCATTCGACCTTGGGGCCGATCGTCGCCAAGGCGGTGGCGCCGATGGGGATCAAGCTGGCGCCCGATCCGATGCCGCAGGAAACCATCTTCGTGCGGTCGGACCATTATATGTTCGTGAAGCAGGGCGTGCCCGCCGTGTTCCTGGCGACCGGCTATGCCAATGGTGGCGAGAAGGCCTGGGGCGAATTTCTGAGCGGCGCCTATCACCATCCCGGTGACGACATGAGCCAGAAGATCGACTGGGACGCCGGCGCCCGCTTTGCCGAGGCCAATTATCGCATTGCACGGGTTATGACCGATAGCGACACCCCGCCCCAATGGTACAAGGCGGACTTCTTCGGCGACCTGTTCGCACCGGAGGCGGCCAAGGCGCCGAAGCAGTGA
- a CDS encoding pitrilysin family protein, which yields MILTRMSRRLPLMLGLSALAFAPLGSAAQAAPATAAAPAPLSSLVSAVDIPYQEFRLPNGLRVIVHTDRKAPIVAVSVWYHVGSRFEPAGKTGFAHLFEHLMFYGSENADGPFFGRLEDIGATDWNGTTWFDRTNYFETVPTGALDRALFLESDRMGHLLGAVTQTKLDAQRGVVQNEKRMGENEPYGLVEYAQLAGMLPEGHPYRHSTIGSMADLNAASLADVQSWFKTHYGPNNATLVLAGDIDVPTARAKVEKWFGNIASGPAPQDVDATVPTLDKDVEKVMHDNVAATRLYRNWIVPGVNSPDLQQLDLALSVFGGLGSSRLDNILVRDEKVAVAVKASIQPFEKLSMVEITVDVKPGQDPVAVGKRLDALLADYLAKGPSADEVLRAATQQLSGTIGGLEKVGGFSGKAVTLAEGAVYSDDPGKYKKDLAIYAAATPASVSAAARKWLGRPVFRLTVSPGERSAQDNALAGNAPSGSATMHPAHFRDPNGPAPKAGTPPPPTKVAEPPIEPVKDLVFPPVERAKLSNGMSVVFSRRATVPVVKVSVAFDAGNAADNRQKLGTAALTTALLDEGTTSRNSVQISEEQERLGAGISAANSMDATNVGLYALKPNLDASLGLLADIIRNPAFDPKEVERLRSQMLTRIAAEKTQPMAIAQRMLPPMLYGQAHPYGIPFTGSGTESGVKAVTRADLVAFHDTWMRPDNATIFATGDTTLDELLPLLEKRFGDWKAPAIAKGAKLFRMDRMMRPSRIVLIDKPQSPQSMILAGQLTNKSGTDNPVTLITANEVLGGSTTSRLTMDLREAKGWAYGAGTGMPGVKETIPLLVYAPVQTDKTGESITAARQDIKDFLTSKGTTQAERDQTINGQILSLPGSFETSSDLLSAMMRNNLLGRPDDYYATLPATYRAITAAQMDQAARAAINPDRLIWVVVGDAKLVKPQLDAVGLPVEMGTLAD from the coding sequence ATGATCCTTACCCGCATGTCCCGCCGGCTTCCCCTGATGCTCGGTCTGTCCGCGCTTGCGTTCGCGCCGCTTGGCTCCGCCGCGCAGGCCGCCCCGGCCACCGCCGCCGCGCCCGCGCCGCTCTCCAGCCTCGTTTCGGCGGTGGACATCCCCTATCAGGAATTTCGCCTGCCCAACGGCCTGCGGGTCATCGTCCATACCGATCGCAAGGCGCCGATCGTCGCCGTCTCGGTCTGGTATCATGTCGGCTCGCGCTTCGAGCCCGCCGGCAAGACCGGCTTTGCCCATCTGTTCGAACATCTGATGTTCTATGGCTCGGAAAATGCCGACGGTCCCTTCTTCGGCCGTCTGGAAGATATTGGCGCGACTGACTGGAACGGCACGACCTGGTTCGACCGCACCAATTATTTCGAGACGGTGCCGACCGGCGCGCTCGATCGCGCGCTGTTCCTGGAATCCGACCGCATGGGCCATCTGCTCGGCGCCGTGACCCAGACCAAGCTCGATGCCCAGCGCGGCGTCGTCCAGAATGAAAAGCGCATGGGCGAGAATGAACCCTATGGCCTGGTCGAATATGCCCAGCTTGCCGGCATGCTGCCCGAAGGCCATCCCTATCGCCACTCGACCATCGGTTCGATGGCGGATCTGAACGCGGCCAGCCTGGCCGACGTCCAGAGCTGGTTCAAGACTCACTATGGCCCGAACAATGCCACGCTGGTGCTGGCCGGGGACATCGATGTGCCGACCGCCAGGGCGAAGGTCGAAAAATGGTTCGGCAACATCGCGTCGGGCCCCGCGCCGCAGGATGTCGACGCGACCGTGCCGACGCTCGACAAGGATGTGGAAAAGGTGATGCACGACAATGTCGCTGCCACCCGCCTCTACCGCAACTGGATCGTCCCCGGCGTCAATTCGCCCGACCTGCAGCAGCTTGATCTGGCTCTGTCGGTATTCGGCGGCCTCGGCTCCTCGCGCCTCGACAATATCCTGGTCCGCGACGAGAAGGTGGCGGTTGCGGTCAAGGCCAGCATCCAGCCGTTCGAGAAGCTGTCGATGGTCGAGATCACCGTCGACGTGAAGCCGGGCCAGGATCCGGTCGCGGTAGGCAAGCGGCTCGACGCGCTGCTCGCCGACTATCTCGCCAAGGGCCCCAGCGCGGACGAGGTGCTGCGCGCCGCGACCCAGCAGCTCTCCGGCACGATCGGCGGCCTCGAAAAGGTCGGCGGATTCTCCGGCAAGGCGGTGACCCTGGCCGAAGGCGCGGTCTATTCCGATGATCCCGGCAAATATAAGAAGGATCTCGCCATCTATGCCGCCGCGACGCCCGCCAGCGTCTCGGCCGCCGCGCGCAAATGGCTGGGCCGCCCGGTCTTCCGCCTGACCGTGTCGCCGGGCGAACGCTCGGCGCAGGATAATGCGCTCGCCGGCAATGCGCCCTCGGGCAGCGCGACCATGCATCCCGCCCATTTCCGCGATCCCAATGGCCCGGCGCCCAAGGCGGGCACGCCGCCGCCGCCGACCAAGGTTGCCGAGCCGCCGATCGAGCCGGTCAAGGATCTGGTCTTCCCGCCGGTCGAACGCGCGAAGCTGTCGAACGGCATGTCGGTCGTCTTCTCGCGCCGCGCCACCGTGCCGGTGGTGAAGGTCTCGGTCGCCTTCGACGCGGGCAATGCCGCCGACAACCGGCAGAAGCTCGGCACCGCCGCGCTCACCACCGCCCTGCTCGACGAAGGCACCACCAGCCGCAACTCGGTGCAGATTTCCGAGGAGCAGGAACGGCTCGGCGCCGGCATCAGCGCGGCCAACAGCATGGATGCGACCAATGTCGGCCTCTACGCGCTCAAGCCCAATCTCGACGCCTCGCTCGGCCTGCTCGCCGACATCATCCGCAACCCCGCCTTCGATCCGAAGGAAGTGGAACGGCTGCGCAGCCAGATGCTGACCCGCATCGCCGCGGAAAAGACCCAGCCCATGGCCATCGCCCAGCGCATGCTGCCGCCGATGCTCTATGGCCAGGCCCATCCCTATGGCATTCCCTTCACCGGCTCGGGCACCGAAAGCGGGGTGAAGGCGGTGACCCGCGCCGACCTGGTCGCCTTCCATGACACATGGATGCGCCCGGACAATGCGACCATCTTCGCGACCGGCGACACGACGCTGGACGAACTGCTGCCGCTGCTCGAAAAGCGCTTCGGCGACTGGAAGGCGCCGGCCATTGCCAAGGGCGCCAAGCTGTTCCGCATGGACCGCATGATGCGCCCGTCGCGCATCGTCCTCATCGACAAGCCGCAAAGCCCGCAGTCGATGATCCTCGCCGGCCAGCTCACCAACAAGTCGGGCACCGACAATCCCGTCACCCTCATCACCGCGAACGAGGTGCTGGGCGGCAGCACCACCTCGCGCCTGACCATGGACCTGCGTGAGGCGAAGGGCTGGGCCTATGGCGCGGGCACCGGCATGCCCGGCGTCAAGGAAACCATTCCGCTGCTGGTCTATGCCCCGGTCCAGACCGACAAGACCGGCGAATCGATCACCGCGGCGCGCCAGGACATCAAGGATTTCCTGACCAGCAAGGGCACGACCCAGGCGGAGCGCGACCAGACGATCAACGGCCAGATCCTGTCGCTGCCCGGCAGCTTCGAAACCTCGTCCGACCTGCTCTCGGCGATGATGCGCAACAATCTGCTCGGCCGGCCCGACGACTATTATGCCACCCTGCCGGCAACCTATCGTGCCATCACTGCGGCGCAGATGGATCAGGCCGCGCGCGCGGCGATCAACCCCGATCGGCTGATCTGGGTCGTGGTCGGCGATGCGAAATTGGTGAAGCCCCAGCTTGACGCGGTCGGCCTGCCGGTGGAAATGGGCACATTGGCTGATTGA